A stretch of the Panicum virgatum strain AP13 chromosome 9N, P.virgatum_v5, whole genome shotgun sequence genome encodes the following:
- the LOC120687789 gene encoding CBL-interacting protein kinase 7-like, whose translation MAGTKSRSSAKAGSPLLGKYELGGLLGRGTFAKVYHARCLAGGDPVAVKVLDKPGLAATGMAARVLREVSAMRRLRHPNVLRLHEVLATRSKVYLVMELAPGGDLLSRLAALPARRLPEPAARRVFLQLVSALIYSHARGVFHRDVKPQNVLLDADGNLKVSDFGLAALPDSLRDDGRLHTACGTPAFAAPEVLRRKAYDGAKADAWSCGVILFVLLAGHLPFDDANIADMCRRAHRREYVVPRWVSQPARRLVSRLLDPNPDTRLAVAELASHPWFKRSLSVDSQLGGLLGGQAERELAFHAPPALNAFDIISMSPGLDLSGLFGESRRAREKRFMTTASPEQTVERLGQAGAKLGYFMVGRKGAERLPLGGFSGLVAMSMEMSEVSPALMLVELRLEGGDGEEAEAFGWEELRGELGDVVTAWHVCEEG comes from the coding sequence atggccggcaCCAAGAGCAGGTCCTCCGCCAAGGCCGGCTCGCCTCTGCTCGGCAAGTACGAGCTCGGCGGCCTCCTGGGCCGCGGCACCTTCGCCAAGGTCTACCACGCGCGCTGCCTCGCGGGGGGCGACCCCGTGGCCGTCAAGGTGCTCGACAAGCCCGGGCTGGCCGCCACGGGCATGGCGGCGCGCGTCCTGCGCGAGgtctccgccatgcgccgcctccgccaccccAACGTGCTCCGCCTCCACGAGGTGCTCGCCACGCGCTCCAAGGTGTACCTCGTCATGGAGCTGGCCCCCGGCGGGGACCTCCtgtcccgcctcgccgccctgcCCGCGCGCCGGCTCCCCgagcccgccgcgcgccgcgtctTCCTGCAGCTGGTGTCGGCGCTCATCTACAGCCACGCGCGCGGGGTGTTCCACCGCGACGTCAAGCCGCAGAACGTGCTCCTCGACGCCGACGGCAACCTCAAGGTCTCCGACTTCGGCCTCGCCGCGCTCCCGGACTCGCTCCGCGACGACGGCCGCCTGCACACCGCCTGCGGCACCCCCGCCTTCGCCGCGCCCGAGGTGCTCCGCCGCAAGGCCTACGACGGCGCCAAGGCCGACGCCTGGTCCTGCGGCGTCATCCTCTTCGTCCTCCTCGCGGGCCACCTCCCCTTCGACGACGCCAACATCGCCGACATGTGCCGCAGGGCGCACCGCCGCGAGTACGTGGTCCCGCGGTGGGTGTCGCAGCCGGCGCGCCGCCTCGTGTCGCGCCTGCTCGACCCGAACCCGGACACGCGCCTCGCCGTGGCCGAGCTCGCGAGCCACCCCTGGTTCAAGCGCTCGCTCAGCGTCGACTCGCAGCTCGGCGGCCTCCTGGGCGGCCAGGCGGAGCGCGAGCTGGCGTTCCATGCCCCGCCCGCGCTCAACGCCTTCGACATCATCTCCATGTCGCCGGGGCTCGACCTGTCCGGGCTGTTCGGCGAGAGCCGGCGGGCCCGGGAGAAGCGGTTCATGACCACGGCGTCGCCGGAGCAGACGGTGGAGCGGCTCGGGCAGGCGGGCGCGAAGCTCGGCTACTTCATGGTGGGCAGGAAGGGGGCCGAGCGCCTGCCGCTGGGCGGCTTCTCGGGGCTGGTTGCGATGTCGATGGAGATGTCGGAGGTGTCGCCAGCGCTGATGCTCGTGGAGCTGAGGCtggagggcggcgacggcgaggaggccgaggcgttCGGGTGGGAGGAGCTCCGGGGGGAGCTCGGCGACGTGGTCACGGCGTGGCACGTGTGCGAGGAAGGTTGA